Proteins found in one Pseudomonas sp. P8_241 genomic segment:
- a CDS encoding ATP-binding cassette domain-containing protein has translation MSADNAYAVELKGLTFKRGARSIFNNVDIRIPRGKVTGIMGPSGCGKTTLLRLMGAQLRPTGGEVWVNGQNLPKLSRSDLFDARKHMGVLFQSGALFTDLDVFENVAFPLRVHTALPEEMIRDIVLLKLQAVGLRGAIDLMPDELSGGMKRRVALARAIALDPQILMYDEPFVGQDPIAMGVLVRLIRLLNDALGITSIVVSHDLAETASIADYIYVVGDGQVLGQGTPDELMNSDEPRIRQFMTGDPDGPVPYHFPATDYRADLLGKR, from the coding sequence ATGAGTGCCGATAACGCCTACGCGGTCGAGCTGAAGGGACTGACCTTCAAGCGCGGTGCGCGCAGCATTTTCAATAACGTCGATATCCGTATCCCGCGTGGCAAAGTCACCGGCATCATGGGGCCTTCCGGATGCGGCAAGACCACGTTGCTGCGCCTGATGGGTGCGCAATTGCGACCTACCGGGGGCGAAGTCTGGGTCAACGGGCAGAACCTGCCGAAGCTGTCGCGCAGTGATCTGTTCGATGCCCGCAAGCACATGGGCGTACTGTTCCAGAGTGGCGCGCTGTTCACCGATCTCGACGTGTTCGAGAACGTGGCCTTTCCGCTGCGCGTCCACACCGCTCTGCCGGAAGAAATGATCCGCGACATCGTCCTGCTCAAATTGCAGGCCGTGGGTCTGCGTGGCGCTATCGACCTGATGCCAGATGAATTGTCTGGCGGCATGAAGCGTCGTGTCGCGCTGGCGCGGGCGATCGCCCTCGATCCACAGATTCTCATGTACGACGAGCCCTTTGTCGGCCAGGACCCGATCGCCATGGGCGTATTGGTGCGCCTGATCCGCCTGCTCAACGATGCGCTGGGCATCACCAGTATCGTGGTTTCCCACGACCTCGCCGAGACCGCGAGCATTGCGGACTACATCTATGTAGTGGGTGACGGCCAGGTGTTGGGGCAGGGCACGCCTGACGAGTTGATGAATTCGGATGAGCCGCGCATTCGTCAGTTCATGACGGGTGATCCCGATGGTCCGGTTCCGTACCACTTTCCAGCGACGGATTACCGCGCAGATCTTCTGGGGAAGCGCTGA
- the mlaE gene encoding lipid asymmetry maintenance ABC transporter permease subunit MlaE: protein MRRISLIERIRRFGQAGIDVLAVFGRSALFLFHALLGRGGIGGGFGLLVKQLHSVGVMSLVIIVVSGVFIGMVLALQGFNILSSYGSEQAVGQMVALTLLRELGPVVTALLFAGRAGSALTAEIGNMKSTEQLSSLEMIGVDPLKYIIAPRLWAGFISLPVLAMIFSVVGIWGGSWVAVDWLGVYEGSYWSNMQNSVTFADDVLNGIIKSIVFAFVVTWIAVFQGYDCDPTSEGISRATTKTVVYASLAVLGLDFILTALMFGDF, encoded by the coding sequence ATGCGCAGAATTTCATTGATAGAGCGCATACGCCGCTTCGGCCAGGCCGGTATCGACGTGCTGGCGGTATTTGGGCGCTCGGCACTGTTCCTGTTCCATGCCCTGTTGGGTCGTGGCGGTATCGGTGGCGGTTTCGGGTTGCTGGTCAAACAACTGCATTCGGTGGGCGTGATGTCCCTGGTGATCATCGTGGTCTCCGGCGTTTTCATCGGCATGGTGTTGGCGCTGCAAGGGTTCAACATCCTGTCGAGCTACGGATCCGAGCAGGCCGTCGGGCAAATGGTCGCACTGACGCTGCTGCGAGAGCTGGGACCTGTAGTGACCGCCTTGCTGTTCGCCGGGCGTGCCGGCTCGGCGCTGACGGCCGAAATCGGCAACATGAAGTCCACCGAACAGTTGTCCAGCCTGGAAATGATCGGGGTCGACCCGCTCAAGTACATCATCGCCCCGCGCCTGTGGGCCGGCTTCATTTCCCTGCCGGTGCTGGCCATGATTTTCAGCGTGGTGGGTATCTGGGGTGGTTCATGGGTGGCTGTCGATTGGCTGGGTGTCTACGAAGGTTCCTACTGGTCGAACATGCAGAACAGCGTGACCTTCGCTGACGATGTGCTTAACGGGATCATCAAAAGCATTGTCTTTGCCTTTGTCGTGACCTGGATTGCCGTATTCCAAGGGTATGACTGTGACCCCACTTCCGAGGGGATCAGCCGTGCCACCACCAAGACCGTTGTATATGCCTCTTTGGCAGTGCTCGGCCTGGACTTTATTCTGACTGCCTTGATGTTTGGAGATTTCTGA
- the mlaD gene encoding outer membrane lipid asymmetry maintenance protein MlaD, with translation MQNRTLEIGVGLFLLAGILALLLLALRVSGLSPSPSTDTYKLYAYFDNIAGLTVRAKVTMAGVTIGKVTAIDLDRDSFTGRVTLELEKRVDNLPADSTASILTAGLLGEKYIGISVGGEDALLKDGGTIHDTQSSLVLEDLIGKFLLNTVSKDAK, from the coding sequence ATGCAAAACCGCACCCTGGAAATCGGTGTCGGCCTTTTCTTGCTGGCTGGCATCCTGGCGTTGCTGCTGTTGGCGTTGCGGGTCAGTGGACTGTCCCCGAGCCCGAGCACCGATACCTATAAACTTTACGCGTACTTTGACAATATCGCCGGTTTGACGGTCAGAGCCAAAGTGACCATGGCCGGTGTAACCATCGGCAAAGTTACCGCGATCGATCTGGATCGCGACAGTTTTACCGGTCGGGTGACCCTGGAGCTGGAAAAGCGCGTCGATAACCTGCCTGCTGATTCCACTGCCTCTATCCTGACCGCTGGTCTGTTGGGCGAGAAATACATCGGTATCAGCGTGGGCGGCGAAGACGCCCTGCTCAAGGACGGTGGAACCATCCACGACACCCAGTCGTCGCTGGTGCTCGAAGACCTGATTGGTAAATTCCTGCTCAATACCGTTAGCAAAGACGCCAAATGA
- a CDS encoding phospholipid-binding protein MlaC has translation MISTLRRGLMVLLAALPLVANAVAAPSAHELVQDTTNRLLADLAANKEKYKQDPQDFYAALDSIVGPVVDAEGISKSIMTVKYSRKATPAQMKTFEENFKKGLFQFYGNALLEYNNQGIVVDPAKDESGDRTSVGMTVKGSNGAIYPVSYTLEKINGEWKLRNVIINGINIGKLFRDQFADAMQRNGNDLDKTINGWAGEVAKAKESTEKQTQ, from the coding sequence ATGATCTCTACCTTGCGACGTGGCCTGATGGTTTTACTGGCGGCGCTGCCGTTGGTGGCCAATGCCGTGGCGGCGCCTTCAGCGCATGAACTGGTACAGGACACTACCAACCGTTTGCTCGCCGATCTGGCGGCCAATAAAGAGAAGTACAAGCAGGATCCGCAGGATTTCTATGCTGCACTGGACAGCATTGTCGGGCCTGTCGTGGATGCCGAAGGTATTTCCAAGAGCATCATGACGGTCAAATACTCGCGCAAAGCCACACCTGCGCAAATGAAGACCTTTGAAGAAAACTTCAAAAAGGGTCTGTTCCAGTTCTATGGCAATGCCTTGCTGGAGTACAACAACCAGGGCATCGTCGTTGATCCTGCCAAGGACGAGTCGGGCGACCGCACCAGTGTCGGCATGACCGTCAAGGGCAGTAACGGCGCAATCTACCCGGTTTCCTACACGCTGGAAAAGATCAATGGCGAGTGGAAACTGCGTAACGTCATTATCAATGGCATCAACATTGGCAAGCTGTTTCGCGATCAATTCGCCGACGCAATGCAGCGCAATGGCAACGACCTGGACAAGACCATCAATGGTTGGGCCGGTGAAGTCGCCAAGGCCAAGGAATCCACCGAGAAGCAAACCCAATGA
- a CDS encoding lipid asymmetry maintenance protein MlaB, protein MSESAVLMDDAGELRLSGVLDYRSGPGLREQGQALIKASNAAAVVVDCSAVTKSSSVGLSLLLCFMRDAQAAGKALSIRGMPEDMREIAQVSELTELLTHP, encoded by the coding sequence ATGAGTGAGTCGGCCGTCTTGATGGACGACGCCGGCGAGCTGCGGCTCAGTGGCGTGCTGGATTACCGCAGCGGCCCGGGTTTGCGCGAGCAGGGTCAGGCGCTGATCAAGGCCAGCAATGCAGCAGCGGTGGTGGTTGACTGTTCGGCGGTGACCAAATCCAGCAGCGTCGGTCTGTCATTGTTGCTGTGTTTCATGCGCGATGCCCAGGCGGCCGGCAAGGCCCTGAGCATCCGCGGGATGCCAGAAGACATGCGTGAAATCGCCCAGGTCAGTGAGCTGACCGAGCTGTTGACGCATCCCTAA
- a CDS encoding BolA family protein — protein sequence MQAVEVKSFLEGKLPGTIVEVEGEGCNFQLNVISDELAALSPVKRQQQIYAHLNPWITDGSIHAVTMKFFSSAAWAERT from the coding sequence ATGCAGGCCGTAGAAGTGAAGAGCTTCCTTGAAGGAAAGCTGCCCGGAACGATAGTAGAAGTCGAGGGCGAAGGCTGCAATTTCCAGCTGAACGTGATTAGCGATGAACTGGCGGCGTTGAGCCCGGTGAAGCGTCAGCAGCAGATCTATGCCCATTTGAACCCGTGGATCACCGATGGCAGCATCCATGCGGTTACTATGAAATTTTTCAGCAGCGCGGCCTGGGCCGAGCGCACCTGA